One region of Candidatus Melainabacteria bacterium RIFOXYA2_FULL_32_9 genomic DNA includes:
- a CDS encoding YajQ family cyclic di-GMP-binding protein codes for MAKDVSFDVVSEFDHQELVNAIDQAKRDINSRFDLKDSGSKLELEGTKSIVITTTDEFRLKNILDILEAKMSKRGLSLKILDPQKLESSLGGNVKQEFLLKKGLTQDLAKKIVADIKATKVKVQAAIQGDQVRVSGKDKDDLQEIIKMLREKQDDYNTALQFTNYR; via the coding sequence ATGGCAAAAGATGTAAGCTTCGATGTAGTTTCTGAATTTGATCATCAGGAATTAGTTAATGCGATAGATCAAGCAAAAAGAGACATAAACTCCCGTTTCGATCTTAAAGACAGCGGCAGTAAACTTGAATTAGAAGGTACGAAAAGTATCGTTATTACGACTACTGATGAATTTAGATTAAAAAATATATTAGACATATTGGAAGCCAAAATGAGCAAAAGAGGTTTGAGCTTAAAAATTCTTGATCCCCAAAAGCTTGAAAGTTCTCTTGGGGGCAATGTAAAACAAGAATTTCTGCTTAAAAAAGGCTTAACTCAGGATTTGGCTAAAAAGATAGTAGCTGACATTAAAGCTACAAAGGTTAAAGTGCAGGCTGCTATTCAGGGAGATCAGGTTAGAGTTTCAGGGAAAGATAAAGATGATCTTCAGGAAATTATCAAGATGCTGAGAGAAAAGCAGGATGATTATAACACTGCTCTTCAGTTTACAAATTATAGGTAG